Genomic window (Gadus morhua chromosome 3, gadMor3.0, whole genome shotgun sequence):
TGTCTTTAAATTTTATTTCCTACAATTTAAAACGATCGCTTAGCCAGTGTATTGTTGTCCACTCTGTTCCTGTCAAAAACTACAAAAATGGACGCCTGCTCGCGTGCCATCGTCCGACAGGTACCTGGGGAAGGAGGGCTGGGCGCCGGCGTCCTACCTGAAGAAGGTGAAGGAGGACTTCTCCTCGCCGCGCAAGAAGACCCTCACCGGCCCCGTGGAGATCATCGGCAACATCATGGAGATCAGCAACCTGCTGCAGAAGAAGTCCGTCAGCGAGAAGGACATCCAGACGGACGAGgagggcagcggcggcggcggtggcggcggcggcggcagcggtagcggagggggagggggaggggccacgCCCGAGCGCCACTTTGCCAAGAGCGAGATCAGCCTGCCCATGCCAGTCAGCGGGGAGCTGAACGCGGAGACGGGTCGGCGGCTGAGCTCGGGCTCTGGCTACGGCTCCAACAGCCCCTGCCTGGGGCTCCTGATGGGGGCCAGCGCCTCCCTGAACGAGAGCAAGGCCCGGGCGGAGCCGGGGTCCCCCGCCGTGGCCCGGGTGGCCCCCCGCAGGGTGGAGGTCGGGGGTGAGTGGAGACACGCTAAGCGGTTGTTGTTTTGCTTGAGGGTGTAGCCGGGTGTGGTGTTAAAGGGCTCACGTCATGCCAACAggatgtgagtgtgattagccgctacgagccgttttgaaaatctgcctcttctgacatcacaagtgggtgtgtccacctctaggtggacacgcccacttgtgatgtcagaagatcCAAACATTCAAAATTTCGACAACGGCAAATTTCGATTTTCAAAActtgtaatggcttatcacAATCACATCCTggcggtataatatgtcacctttaagagaCAGCAACTCAGGATGCATacgtttacatttatatttagggcattaagcagaagcttttatccagagcgagtTAGAATAAATACCTTTATTAGGAGAAAAGGTGGATGTTAGGTGAGATGCTGAACTGTTGTCATTTTGCCTTTCTCTAGACTTTGAGGCCATAGGTAAAAAATTGAGTCAATGGTGCCGTGTCTTTTGTTGAATAACAGAATGTTATTCAACGTTAATGTTATAAAATGAGTGTTACCCAATAATTGTACTACTTACCTAATGTGTTATGTGCATTGGATTCTTGGTTTTCTTTTACTAAGACCTAACATAACTGATACTCTGGTGTGGGTTTTCTTTATGTTAATGACTTGTCACTTAGTTTTATCTAACGTCTTGTGCTAGTCTCTCCATGCCCGTCAGATGGGAATATACCACATGACTTGCATGGAGCATGCAAACGTTACATCATTTTTCTCCTCAGGATCTCCAAACCTTCGACAGAAGCCTCCTCCAAGAAGAGACACTAACCTGGTGAGACATCCATttactcattcactcattcagtAGAATAATGCAATAGTCAGCCCAAAGGGACTTGCTGTGTTTAAAGGGTAAATTATTTAGAAAATGGATGGTTCCTGTCGGATAATAATAGGATCATGTACACATAAATAATATTTCCAACAAATACATTGCATAACAAGATCCCTTGATATTCCTGGATGCCTGAAATGGCTTCATAGCTTCAAATAGGCattcaaatgtttatttgtacACTTACAAGTACTGAATGACTAACATCCCGTTAGAAATAAGTTGAATACACAAGATAATACATTTattacgtctctctctctctctctctctctctctctctctctctctctctctctctctctctctctctctctctctctctctctctctctctcatactcttTCATACTCTCTCTAATTTGCTTTTAACACTGTCCTCCCCTGCTGTTTTAGGGATTCCAGTTACCCAAGCCACCAGAGCCCCCTGCTGTGGAAGCAGAGTACTACACCATCGCTGAGTTCCAGTCCTCCATCTCCGATGGCATCAGTTTCCGTGGAGGACAAAAGGCTGATGTAAGCGGCGTTGTCTAAATGTGTTGCCGTCCCCGACATTAGACATTCGGGGCTCACTGAATATGCATGTCTACCGAGTAGCCTCCAGTCAAGTCAGAGACGCCGAGGCAACTCAAAAGACCTCGAGGATTCTGCTAGATCCGAATGATTTAGAAAAGTCATTTATTTCACTCCGAGCAACGAAAAGAACAGAGATAAAAAGGACAAGTTTGGTTTTATCTCAAGGCTACGATGATGTGCCACAAGAGTGGCCTGTATCTCAAAGGCGTTTGTGACGACAATGGCAGTGATATTTTCAAAAGTGCTCATGACATTTATAACTTTTAGTTACATAAATGAACACTATACTCTGATTATTATTCATCTGTATGAATTTATTTGTATGCAAATTCTAATCAATGAGGCATTTAAATGTATGCTTATCAGCGTCAGCAACGCAGTGAAAGATACACAGACCTACGCAGACTGCATTTGAGGCGTGTATACCCAGGTATAGTCAGGATCACAGAGTTGCTCACCATCTCAAAAAGTCTCAAGAATCACTTGTTCAGAGATCACTTTGACTCTgcaatagcccccccccccccctaccccccatccccccacacccctcatacacacttattgtacgtcctggcacttaatgtaagcccctattgtgtgttgtatttcCTTAAAAATAGTACCTAGCATGGTGAagcctcttatcctagctatcttcgttgtatatggggaatgggttaacctagcaattgttacTGCTTGTTTGGCACTTGgtcctatgaacatccttactgtaccgacagcaggggttgacactaacggttgcccgcttgcccggggcaagtaaaaaaaatgtttgggcaagttgagattttttctggttgcccgaacgggcaagtggattttgggtggatgttaatataaaagctatttattcaaatgtttttagaaacggcagaacaaccttttgttcctcaaaaccacacaaaatagaagtatttacaattgatcagcgcgctgtcttctcttctctcggaaaagcgagttaacagacacgcatcgcttcagtgcgaatatagccccgccttctgtcactcactcacagtgcggtctctggcagtgattcgctaaaggttagccaacacagctagcatctcaagtgcagcacctccgcgaacggtttaggtagaagttaaatggactagtgatggaggagtgcagtttggaagtactttggattgaggcaaattatcaaggaaagtcaagaacacggttttgggtttcataactgtgcacatgcacacagcaatagcgatctttttcacgaaattggaccctcacaaactatatattacatgaaagctgagcctccacttattccaacagtccaaaccatatcattctgtgactaaaactcgcaaataacaacttaagaagaaacgtccccttttcttttaacaaccaaaaatgaagtattacctttgtgatttttgtccacaaagttgattctgatctaataaaaccaccataaacagattatccagtatctgggccaaattttgcaacttaacatggtgttttcaatcaatgaataagagaaggtttcttaggaaataggtaaattgccttcaatcagaaaacatattcttcagcgcaatctagtggccatatatttatttgcgagtgtttggcttggtgcattcaattgccctgaactttaaatagaggtgtcaaaattgtaagatgtctacctttatttgtgtctcatagtaagacagcgctcccaactgataacgaccaactgatactgataattatttcaggtggaaatgttatcttccacttatgctgtgttccatggctttattcactttaaccaagtattatccccattgaatatttcacttgcacaacaatctttcttttggcccaaagatgacattatcgcccttgcagttgtggagatataatctatttacttttgttatgttctttcctgaacaaaacttttcccctgatatcaaaaatggtatagaatatcgatctttttccaggaatagtaTTGAAGTTAGagaatccagtatcgtgactgacaaccctactagaaacgcgattgtgattattcagttagagctacaagaaacttaaaagttaaaaagacatatctttgctactacctctgacatttagtcatgtacatttgcataaaatcatgcaggtctacatataacttggcgatagctttaataggttggaacggtggactgaaatcacttcatggcatgATGTGAGCGCTCGATagataagtaaacaaagagaagtttgttattttttatgtgctgaagctaacattcagcttcagtctgagctaggagaatttttctgagcccccccaaaaccaggccgggtgcctggcaaaaagaggcccgttcacgattctgattataatttgggcaagtgaacattacattcgggcaagttgaacctgacctgtagttgcccgatgggcaagtgcttttgaaaccttagtgtcaacccctgcgacagcgatatattgctcCTCTTTTTCCTGGCAGTTGTTTTtatgtgagtcgctttggataaaagcgttgtGCTAAGTGccctaaatgccctaaatgtaaattttcATACCCATCACAACCCCCCCGCTGTTGTGTTGTGCAGGTGATCGAGAAGAACTCCGGGGGCTGGTGGTACGTCCAGATCGGGGAGATGGAGGGCTGGGCCCCTTGCTCCTACATCGACAAGAGGAAGAAGCCCAACCTCAACCGCCGCACCAGCACCCTCACCCGGCCCAAggtcccgccccccgccccgcccgtcAAAAAGACCGACCCGGACGAGAAACCCGTCTCCGCGACCCCAGCCGCCAAAGCCTCGGAGCCCCCCGCCCGGCCCGTGTACGAGGAACCCCTGTACGACATCCCTGCCGTCGGCTGCGAGGGCGAGGCGGTCGCAGACCCGCCGAAAGACGAGCGCCCCCCGGAGGTGAAGAGGAACAGCGTGGTGGGGAACAAGTACCGCGGCTCGCCCCCTACCTCCCGAGCCGCCGCCCCGCCGCCCATCTGCAAGGCGTCGCCGGTGTTCAACCGCCGCCGGTCCTCCATGAGGTCCTCGGAGGAGGCGCTCACCAAGGAGGAGTGCATCTACGAGAACGACGGCTTCCGGGCCAGCAGCGCGGACGAGGCGACCTCCTCGGCCAAGAGCTCCGgcgggcaccaccaccaccaccaccactccccgAGGAGCTACCACTCCTCCACCGTCCCCCGCAAAccctccggctcctcccccttgcCAGGGAGGACCATGAAGACGGTGACGCCCGAGCTGACCCGAAGAAGCCAGACGCTGGGCCGGCACATGGACCACAGCCCCCGGTCCTCCTCGGACGAGTCGGGGCGGAGCCACGTGAAAGGCGTCAGCTTCAGCCGGGACGTGGAGCATCGGATCGGCCAGAGCCCGTCCACCAAGCCCAAGCCCTCGGTGCGACCCAAGCCGCTGCTGGCCAAGTCGGAGCCCCAGGGGCCCGACCGGATGGACATCGGCTCTCTGCGGCGACAGCTGAGGCCCGCCGGGGGCGGAGGCCAGCCGCGGCACAGCCTCAAGCCCTCGCGCGGCGAGGACTCGGAGACGGCGTCGGTGGTCTCCTCGGAGGACTCCCTGTGCTCCCGCAGCACCTCGGACCTGTCCTCCGTCTACTCCAAGGGGAGCCACGGGGACTCGGACCTGGAGGGCCCCAGCCTCTACCGGTCCCTGGACGCCTACCAGAAGGTGCAGGACTCGGAGATCAGCTTCCCCTcgggggtggagctggaggtggtggagaagcaGGAGAGCGGCTGGTGGTACGTGCGCCGGAACGCGGAGGAAGGCTGGGCTCCCTCCTACTTCCTGGAGCCCGTGCGGCACCCGGTGGACGTGGGCGGGAGGAAGGAATCGGACCGGCACCGAAGCGGCGGGAGCAGCAAGTCCAACAGCCTGGAGAAGAACGAGCAGCGCGTCCAGGCCCTGAACAACATCAACCTGCAGGGCATGAACCAGCAGCACCAGGCGCTGCGGAGAAgcagcccccccatcccctccaagCCGCCCGGGGGCTTCTCCAAGCCGTCGGGGCTGGTCAACGGCGGGGTGCGCATGAGGAACGGCGTGCGGCAGGTGACGGTGAGGCCTCAGTCGGTGTTCGTGACCGCCTCGCAGCCCGGCAAGGACTCCCACTACACGACGGGGTCACTGAGACGGAACGAGTCCCTGGGCCGGAGCGACCACTACCGCTCCGGTTCGGCCACGCTCGGCGTGCGCAGGAATGCCTCGTTCAGCACGGTGCGGCCGCACGTGGTGGTGGAGAGCCAGCCGCGGCCGGACGAGCGCGGGGGCCTGGGTTGCTCGGGCAGCGGCGGCGGGTTCGGGGGCAGCAGCTCCGCCCAGGACGCCCTGGGTCGGGCGGCGGGCCAGAGGAACGGCATCCCCGTGTCGGCGGTCCGGCCCAAGCCCATAGACAAGAGCCAGCTGATCCACAACAACCTCGGCCGGGACGTGTACGTGTCCATCGCCGACTACGGCGGCGACGAGGAGACCATGGGCTTCTCCGAGGGCACCTACCTGGAGGTACTGGAGAGGAACCCAAACGGGTGGTGGTACTGCCAGGTGCAGGATGACCACGTCCCGCGCAAGGGCTGGGTCCCCTCCAACTACCTAGAGCGTAAGAAATGAGAGCAAGCCCCATCCCAGGAAAGGGTCTCCAGCAATCTCTCTTGCCCCCTTGCCCCTGCCCCCATCCCATCCCACCAACGGGTGGTGCCTCCAGGCAAATCGCCGGCATCATTCTTAAAGAATGTTACCCCAAGAAATCCCCGTAAGCAATACACCCCGACTCTGAAGGAgactgtaaaaaaaacaaaagatgaTGTTTCATGTCTTTGGGAGAGACCCTATTAGAGCTGGCTTACTGAGATCTGTACCCGCCGAAGTCTAGAACAAACGTTTGGAAGTGGACGAGAAGTGAACCTTTATGAATGGACACATGAGATTAGATGACAGGTCTTTTGAATACCGAACGGTGTAACTGGGCACGGCGGCCTCTGAAAGGGGCTGCCATGGGTTGACGCTGAATTTAGCAGGGTACGGCTAGTGTTGTTCGTGCCCACCTGTGACTGATGCCAAATTAGTGCCTTTGGTGTGTGATCATCTGAATGAAGGTCCTAAGAGGTCAACAGGAACATGAATCAACCAAACctatctgtgtgtgagagtgctaCATGGCCTTTGGGAGCGCAGACATCTCcgaatgtgtttctgtgtttctcacCAACTCAAAGTTCCATTTTAGGAGCACCAGTTGAGCGAAGCGGCCAATCAATGTGATCTCTGGGTTCCAGTAGGTATAATTGATGCAATATgcggaaaaagagagaggaaattaAATTCCGCTGCTTGTAAAGTTACTCTTTATTCACCGTCCCGGACAAAATAGAAGATCAACTTGTTTAGCTTTTTATGTTGCCTTTTGCCTCCATCATTGTTACGATTAATTTTTTTGGGATTCTCTCCTTGCTTAGAGAATAATTTCTGCATTTCTTGTGACATCCCCTCTCAAACGGACAGCCTATTGGAACTTAAGATAAGGTAGTAACCAAAGCAGTGGATTGGCATTGTGAGTCCAGCAGTGAAATAATCTTTAGTTAGTACACGCAGTCCCCATCAAAGTTCCTATACAAAAAAAGGTTTATTGAACATTTTCTGTCATGGCCACCAGGGGGCTACTGCCCTGAAAAAGTCAATTTGTTTACGTAGTGTTTAGCTTCAATGTAGTTATTTTATGCTGTTGTttcaaaaaatacatttgtatatattgTTGTTAATCCCAGGGATGTGCTTACCTAGCATCATGCCCAAAATGTGATTAAAACCAATGGAATATAAATTCAACAGCTAGTTTTGTAGCTTTATATTTACCACTGGTTAGGCAAAGAACAGTTTAAAGCAAACTATAAAATACCTAACATAACGAGGTGGGAGAACTGACTGATATATATGGAATATATCTCATAAGCTATATCTAGACGCACTTGATCTAACCAAATGTCATAGCATGGAACCAATCGAAGATTGATATTGCTGATGCAGTattgtattaatattaatgtgAAGCGAATAACATTTTCATTTCAAATTCATTTGTTGATATTTTGGTTCTGTTAAATCATGTATtgaccaaacacacaatagCATTACAATACATCATAACTATTGCCCTTTGATACAAAATAAGTGTGACAacttccaatttcaaggctTCCGATGGCTGGTGTCCAAGATTGCTGAAATATATTTTCTAAACAATGTTGGTGTTGGTTCTACGTTAAGGGCTAAACACTGTTCcataatttacattttatttctgCTGGACAGTGTTAtagtattaaaaataaaaagagtacATTATCTGCTAGATCGTTAACTATTTAGCAAactatatttgttttgtttgtgttttatcgTTACCATGTGATCACACATAATGGACAATAACGGGGAAATGGTGGTTCTGTTTTGTGAATTGGTGCACTTTAACGGTTTGAACTGTTATTGTGCACTAATGTGAAGGAGCAGCAAACACTCagcatgttatttatttatcatatttTACAGAACATGTCTTCTCTTTACTGTAACTTAACTCAGTCATGACTCTTAATTTGAGAAATAAGTTCTAGTCGTCAAATACAAGTTCTAGTCAAAGATCAAATTAATCAAATTCGATT
Coding sequences:
- the sh3pxd2aa gene encoding SH3 and PX domain-containing protein 2A isoform X3 yields the protein MNDLLFLPGPGILSSAAVIPQSDIFMHSLCRIKMQFRTVLDVKVVDVEKRRNPSKHYVYLINVTYSDNTSHIVYRRYSKFFDLQMQILDKFPIEGGQKDPKKRIIPFLPGKILFRRSHVRDVAMKRLRFIDDYCRALVRLPPQISQSEEVLRFFETKAEDINPPVEDYGSKRKSVWMYGFTDSPRKEASGMDSSEPMVLEQYVVVANYERQENSEISLKAGETVDVIEKSESGWWFVSTVEEQGWVPATYLDSQGGTKDDLDLGTSRTGEEEKYVTIQPYTSQGKDEVSFEKGVTVEVIQKNLEGWWYVRYLGKEGWAPASYLKKVKEDFSSPRKKTLTGPVEIIGNIMEISNLLQKKSVSEKDIQTDEEGSGGGGGGGGGSGSGGGGGGATPERHFAKSEISLPMPVSGELNAETGRRLSSGSGYGSNSPCLGLLMGASASLNESKARAEPGSPAVARVAPRRVEVGGSPNLRQKPPPRRDTNLGFQLPKPPEPPAVEAEYYTIAEFQSSISDGISFRGGQKADVIEKNSGGWWYVQIGEMEGWAPCSYIDKRKKPNLNRRTSTLTRPKVPPPAPPVKKTDPDEKPVSATPAAKASEPPARPVYEEPLYDIPAVGCEGEAVADPPKDERPPEVKRNSVVGNKYRGSPPTSRAAAPPPICKASPVFNRRRSSMRSSEEALTKEECIYENDGFRASSADEATSSAKSSGGHHHHHHHSPRSYHSSTVPRKPSGSSPLPGRTMKTVTPELTRRSQTLGRHMDHSPRSSSDESGRSHVKGVSFSRDVEHRIGQSPSTKPKPSVRPKPLLAKSEPQGPDRMDIGSLRRQLRPAGGGGQPRHSLKPSRGEDSETASVVSSEDSLCSRSTSDLSSVYSKGSHGDSDLEGPSLYRSLDAYQKVQDSEISFPSGVELEVVEKQESGWWYVRRNAEEGWAPSYFLEPVRHPVDVGGRKESDRHRSGGSSKSNSLEKNEQRVQALNNINLQGMNQQHQALRRSSPPIPSKPPGGFSKPSGLVNGGVRMRNGVRQVTVRPQSVFVTASQPGKDSHYTTGSLRRNESLGRSDHYRSGSATLGVRRNASFSTVRPHVVVESQPRPDERGGLGCSGSGGGFGGSSSAQDALGRAAGQRNGIPVSAVRPKPIDKSQLIHNNLGRDVYVSIADYGGDEETMGFSEGTYLEVLERNPNGWWYCQVQDDHVPRKGWVPSNYLERKK
- the sh3pxd2aa gene encoding SH3 and PX domain-containing protein 2A isoform X4, coding for MNDLLFLPGPGILSSAAVIPQSDIFMHSLCRIKMQFRTVLDVKVVDVEKRRNPSKHYVYLINVTYSDNTSHIVYRRYSKFFDLQMQILDKFPIEGGQKDPKKRIIPFLPGKILFRRSHVRDVAMKRLRFIDDYCRALVRLPPQISQSEEVLRFFETKAEDINPPVEDYGSKRKSGMDSSEPMVLEQYVVVANYERQENSEISLKAGETVDVIEKSESGWWFVSTVEEQGWVPATYLDSQGGTKDDLDLGTSRTGEEEKYVTIQPYTSQGKDEVSFEKGVTVEVIQKNLEGWWYVRYLGKEGWAPASYLKKVKEDFSSPRKKTLTGPVEIIGNIMEISNLLQKKSVSEKDIQTDEEGSGGGGGGGGGSGSGGGGGGATPERHFAKSEISLPMPVSGELNAETGRRLSSGSGYGSNSPCLGLLMGASASLNESKARAEPGSPAVARVAPRRVEVGGSPNLRQKPPPRRDTNLGFQLPKPPEPPAVEAEYYTIAEFQSSISDGISFRGGQKADVIEKNSGGWWYVQIGEMEGWAPCSYIDKRKKPNLNRRTSTLTRPKVPPPAPPVKKTDPDEKPVSATPAAKASEPPARPVYEEPLYDIPAVGCEGEAVADPPKDERPPEVKRNSVVGNKYRGSPPTSRAAAPPPICKASPVFNRRRSSMRSSEEALTKEECIYENDGFRASSADEATSSAKSSGGHHHHHHHSPRSYHSSTVPRKPSGSSPLPGRTMKTVTPELTRRSQTLGRHMDHSPRSSSDESGRSHVKGVSFSRDVEHRIGQSPSTKPKPSVRPKPLLAKSEPQGPDRMDIGSLRRQLRPAGGGGQPRHSLKPSRGEDSETASVVSSEDSLCSRSTSDLSSVYSKGSHGDSDLEGPSLYRSLDAYQKVQDSEISFPSGVELEVVEKQESGWWYVRRNAEEGWAPSYFLEPVRHPVDVGGRKESDRHRSGGSSKSNSLEKNEQRVQALNNINLQGMNQQHQALRRSSPPIPSKPPGGFSKPSGLVNGGVRMRNGVRQVTVRPQSVFVTASQPGKDSHYTTGSLRRNESLGRSDHYRSGSATLGVRRNASFSTVRPHVVVESQPRPDERGGLGCSGSGGGFGGSSSAQDALGRAAGQRNGIPVSAVRPKPIDKSQLIHNNLGRDVYVSIADYGGDEETMGFSEGTYLEVLERNPNGWWYCQVQDDHVPRKGWVPSNYLERKK
- the sh3pxd2aa gene encoding SH3 and PX domain-containing protein 2A isoform X1, whose translation is MNDLLFLPGPGILSSAAVIPQSDIFMHSLCRIKMQFRTVLDVKVVDVEKRRNPSKHYVYLINVTYSDNTSHIVYRRYSKFFDLQMQILDKFPIEGGQKDPKKRIIPFLPGKILFRRSHVRDVAMKRLRFIDDYCRALVRLPPQISQSEEVLRFFETKAEDINPPVEDYGSKRKSVWMYGFTDSPRKEASGMDSSEPMVLEQYVVVANYERQENSEISLKAGETVDVIEKSESGWWFVSTVEEQGWVPATYLDSQGGTKDDLDLGTSRTGEVTKRRKAHLRRLDRRWTLGGIVNRQQSREEKYVTIQPYTSQGKDEVSFEKGVTVEVIQKNLEGWWYVRYLGKEGWAPASYLKKVKEDFSSPRKKTLTGPVEIIGNIMEISNLLQKKSVSEKDIQTDEEGSGGGGGGGGGSGSGGGGGGATPERHFAKSEISLPMPVSGELNAETGRRLSSGSGYGSNSPCLGLLMGASASLNESKARAEPGSPAVARVAPRRVEVGGSPNLRQKPPPRRDTNLGFQLPKPPEPPAVEAEYYTIAEFQSSISDGISFRGGQKADVIEKNSGGWWYVQIGEMEGWAPCSYIDKRKKPNLNRRTSTLTRPKVPPPAPPVKKTDPDEKPVSATPAAKASEPPARPVYEEPLYDIPAVGCEGEAVADPPKDERPPEVKRNSVVGNKYRGSPPTSRAAAPPPICKASPVFNRRRSSMRSSEEALTKEECIYENDGFRASSADEATSSAKSSGGHHHHHHHSPRSYHSSTVPRKPSGSSPLPGRTMKTVTPELTRRSQTLGRHMDHSPRSSSDESGRSHVKGVSFSRDVEHRIGQSPSTKPKPSVRPKPLLAKSEPQGPDRMDIGSLRRQLRPAGGGGQPRHSLKPSRGEDSETASVVSSEDSLCSRSTSDLSSVYSKGSHGDSDLEGPSLYRSLDAYQKVQDSEISFPSGVELEVVEKQESGWWYVRRNAEEGWAPSYFLEPVRHPVDVGGRKESDRHRSGGSSKSNSLEKNEQRVQALNNINLQGMNQQHQALRRSSPPIPSKPPGGFSKPSGLVNGGVRMRNGVRQVTVRPQSVFVTASQPGKDSHYTTGSLRRNESLGRSDHYRSGSATLGVRRNASFSTVRPHVVVESQPRPDERGGLGCSGSGGGFGGSSSAQDALGRAAGQRNGIPVSAVRPKPIDKSQLIHNNLGRDVYVSIADYGGDEETMGFSEGTYLEVLERNPNGWWYCQVQDDHVPRKGWVPSNYLERKK
- the sh3pxd2aa gene encoding SH3 and PX domain-containing protein 2A isoform X2 produces the protein MNDLLFLPGPGILSSAAVIPQSDIFMHSLCRIKMQFRTVLDVKVVDVEKRRNPSKHYVYLINVTYSDNTSHIVYRRYSKFFDLQMQILDKFPIEGGQKDPKKRIIPFLPGKILFRRSHVRDVAMKRLRFIDDYCRALVRLPPQISQSEEVLRFFETKAEDINPPVEDYGSKRKSGMDSSEPMVLEQYVVVANYERQENSEISLKAGETVDVIEKSESGWWFVSTVEEQGWVPATYLDSQGGTKDDLDLGTSRTGEVTKRRKAHLRRLDRRWTLGGIVNRQQSREEKYVTIQPYTSQGKDEVSFEKGVTVEVIQKNLEGWWYVRYLGKEGWAPASYLKKVKEDFSSPRKKTLTGPVEIIGNIMEISNLLQKKSVSEKDIQTDEEGSGGGGGGGGGSGSGGGGGGATPERHFAKSEISLPMPVSGELNAETGRRLSSGSGYGSNSPCLGLLMGASASLNESKARAEPGSPAVARVAPRRVEVGGSPNLRQKPPPRRDTNLGFQLPKPPEPPAVEAEYYTIAEFQSSISDGISFRGGQKADVIEKNSGGWWYVQIGEMEGWAPCSYIDKRKKPNLNRRTSTLTRPKVPPPAPPVKKTDPDEKPVSATPAAKASEPPARPVYEEPLYDIPAVGCEGEAVADPPKDERPPEVKRNSVVGNKYRGSPPTSRAAAPPPICKASPVFNRRRSSMRSSEEALTKEECIYENDGFRASSADEATSSAKSSGGHHHHHHHSPRSYHSSTVPRKPSGSSPLPGRTMKTVTPELTRRSQTLGRHMDHSPRSSSDESGRSHVKGVSFSRDVEHRIGQSPSTKPKPSVRPKPLLAKSEPQGPDRMDIGSLRRQLRPAGGGGQPRHSLKPSRGEDSETASVVSSEDSLCSRSTSDLSSVYSKGSHGDSDLEGPSLYRSLDAYQKVQDSEISFPSGVELEVVEKQESGWWYVRRNAEEGWAPSYFLEPVRHPVDVGGRKESDRHRSGGSSKSNSLEKNEQRVQALNNINLQGMNQQHQALRRSSPPIPSKPPGGFSKPSGLVNGGVRMRNGVRQVTVRPQSVFVTASQPGKDSHYTTGSLRRNESLGRSDHYRSGSATLGVRRNASFSTVRPHVVVESQPRPDERGGLGCSGSGGGFGGSSSAQDALGRAAGQRNGIPVSAVRPKPIDKSQLIHNNLGRDVYVSIADYGGDEETMGFSEGTYLEVLERNPNGWWYCQVQDDHVPRKGWVPSNYLERKK